The sequence below is a genomic window from Gossypium hirsutum isolate 1008001.06 chromosome A11, Gossypium_hirsutum_v2.1, whole genome shotgun sequence.
aaaGAAGCTGAAATGACCAGAGTACCCTTAGAAGAAATTTTGTTAATaggatgattattgttattaaatttaataggattattattagatataatttaataaaaataataatacataatttaaccctattttaataaatttattattaattataatttaacaataataatatataatttaataatattcttaatatagcaattattaaaatataaattaataaaaataatatataatattacaaaaaataatatacaacctactttattatttttaaaatataatgcatatttaatgtgttagaaTATTATTAGCAAAACAAATAATTTAGCATATATATCATAATCTCTATGTTACTTaaagaataatttaaaagaataatttaaaGAATATATTGTCTCAAATATTTTTACTCATAGACAGATATTGATATACAGCAAAAGAACTAATGAAATTGTTATATTGTGTagatatatttttaacatattttcgtTAATTTATTTATGCTGCTAGACgtgtataatataaaaatttcatgtaAAAGTAAAAATGAACAATATAGATTTAAATTTGTAATCACAAACTCTCATGCAACTTCATTTTTACATGTGCCAAACTTCACAAAGAACATTGATTGAAAGTATCTATTCACAAAGAATAGCATTAAGGTTCCTTTAAAATATTGACCGAGAGTATTCTATAGAATCAAATATGATAATACAAGACtattttaatctaatatatattaataaaaaattattaaacatataaAGCTTCCCTGCATCAATGACTGAATGTATTTTAGAAGCTGGAAAATACAAAGCAAGAATACCAATAGACTGAATATACTTGAATAACATGCAACCACTGGCTCCTCTTCTTGAAAATTTGTAAAGCTTTTGCAGTTGCAATCAATGGAAACTCAGTATCCTAAGCTACCCATTTGTTAAATCCAATAAATTAGTTACAGCAATTGGAAAAGGACCAACGATGGCTACTGCATACACTTCCCTGtaaaagaaaatagtaataataacaacTCAAGGTCAGGGTCAATACAAGCCAACATAATAACATACAATAGTGAATCAAGGTAGAAAAGTAATCACTTGAATATCTTTCAAGTAGCCTCTAAAATGAGATAAGatacaaatcaaaaagaaaagaaaagaaaagaaaagaacatatATAATGAGAAACCAAAAAGCGTTTGAATTCAATCATGGCAGAACAGTATTCACCTTGGCATCTTTCCCCCAATCCGTAATGTAAGATATAACATAAATGTGAATGAAACATAGAATGTTGAATCAATGGTGAAATAAATCTGCATTGTTCATTAGATAAACAAAGGCATTAGAATTCAATCATGGCAGAGTGGTATTCATTTCGGCATCTTCCCCCCAAACCGTAACATAAGATATAGATACAAGTTGGCTAAAAGAGTGTCCAAATAGTAAAAGATGCGAGACAAGTTAAGTACGGCCATTGCAAACCAATCTGTTACTGCATCAACAAAGAGCTCTCCCTCAAACCCATACAATAGTGTCAATTTAATATATCAGTAGTacagaaaaaaaattgtaacaaGTACAGAAGACATTTAATTACAGTAATTGGAGATATAGAAAAATGTATAATGTAAACATAAAAACAAAGATATTGCTTTTCACTATATAAAAAAACCAGTGCTTCATGTATTTTACTTATCCTTTATTAGTATTTATCCTTTTTCTCTTTTGAATTCAAACCTCAAATGTATCTTACCGGATAAGACAGTCTGAAGTTTTACAACCACTGAATGAAGACTTATATACattattattaagttaaactAAAGGTAGAAGTGCTTGGTCATGCTGAAGTTaaagtttcaaaaggataaatGAAAAAACAGCAGTTTCCAGTTGTGAGTGGTATAGCATCTACTTGGGGGGAGAAGAAAGTATGCCGAAGAGAACTTAGCTAGTTCATACAGAAAGAAACATAAATGGCTTCCATTTAGAGAATACAATATGAATTCCTCCATCATTTGGCTGCTTCATGGCACCAACATTTCGCTCAATAACTGGCATAATTGGCAGCACAATAGTGGGGAttatatcatcttcatcacaaAACCATGACTTTGTCATTCCAGATTGCTAGGTATAAGGCATACACACTGCTGATATTAATGCAACTGACAACTTTAATATAAATAAGTTCAGTCTTCATCGAAGAAAATCAAGCGAAGTTATGTTCATCTAACAATTTCTACCAATCAGGGAACTCCCTCTATATTCCAGTAAACTGTCTTAAAAATTAACACTAAAAACAGTAATAGGGAGCAAAGTTATATTTTAGCAGGTTATAAGAGTACCACTAACCATTCCTGAAGAAGAACCGGCCCACTAGTTTTCTCTCAGAAAGGTAGGTCGGAACTTGAACCTCACCATGTCATAGATAACTAAGAACTGTCACATCTACATTGTAATGAGCAAATAAATATTCTTACTAGATCCCAAACTTTCAGCAAAAGAGCATACCAATTCTTTTCCACGAATTAGCAAATTGAACAGATTGACTGCTGCCAGATGAATACACCTAAATGTAAATATCATTAgaatttattatgatttagtaAATCATTATGGGGGGTTGAACCGCAGATAATCCATGATAAAATTGCATAAGCACTAACTggtaataataaatctaaaatccATAACCAAAAGTAAACAGAACATGCATATTCACCAGTGTAAAGGCTCCACAAGAATTCAAGCTAAATGAGTAGTGTGTTAATTCACAACTGTAAAATCTACTGCATATCTGCTCATATAATTCACAACTGATACAAGACTTGAGTTTAGAAATTCAATTGAGAGAACTTTACTCATTCAAATTGCACCTCTACATGCATGTATTTCCTCATGAGTCGAATAATAGATGAGGTGAATTTGGCAAATACCTGGCATTCCTTGTGTGGCTTGGCTTTTGAAATaaccctaaaaataataattttcttaagATTTGGGCATCGTTTTAGCAGCTCCTCTACCCTCCTCCCTTTTCCTTCTCCTAAAAAATACGAAAAGGTATACATATACAAACAAATATCCGGTAAGGGAAAATATGTGCAGAATTGATTAGCTTCAGATACTGTACCTGAAGGAGAATCAAATTGGATGACTTGATTCAATTTGTCTATGATTTTAGCCGAATCTTTGAGAGGaggagttgactcgaataatgaATCGATCTCCTCGTGAACAGTTGCAGAATCCATTTCAATTCCCCTTGGACAAATCatcagaaacaaaaaaaaatcaatcaaaatgcaAAACAAACCCTAGTTGAATTGAACTTACAACAAAATCCAGTTGATTTGGCCTTCAAGTTGATCCGCTTCCTTTTAGATTGATTTGAGCTGGAGATTGTCGAATgaccaaaagaaaacaaaagttgAAACCGTTAGAGAAAATTTAATCTAAGAAAGGGTATTTTTGGAGGAGAAAAAAAGGGTCATTCGATGGAGAGGTTGTAATAGCCATTCAGCACCTCCTCCCCGGAATGGCTATTCGGCGATTTTTAGAATGAACCTGTAATCTCCATTCGACGTTTTGAGCATTCAGCCAACCAAACGACTGTTTTCCTTTAAAGTTTTGAACCGTGTCGTAATGGAATAGCAATTCCATTTAACCAAACATAGTGTAAGAAAAATGGTATAAACGTTAGACTGAAGTTAAACCATGTAggtcaaaaataaaaacaaaagttgtaataccctgaaaatttttacagtaagatattatccttgatatagtaaaataaggaaataaagtgacataaagggaaattttgagcTATGTCAATAttaagaagtatattatgatatattaattcaagaaaggactaaattgtaaaagtgagaaaagttttgttgcacaagagtaaatactcaaaatttaaggggttaaagtgtaaatatgaaaaatttgaaggaccaatagtgtaaatattttaagagtggaatgatctagaaactaaggaaaatggatgaattaggaccaaattgaataggtgaagaactatgagggactaaattacaattttaccaaaattaaatgatgactcaatgatggaattttaaaagataataaagggcaaaatggtcaattggaagagacagaaatctagaaagtaatgatgatgatgatattttatgattatttaattagatatatattattttaatgagatattttattattattttattattaattatttagtataataggaaggaaagatgaagaattttcatcatctttccatgcatgcagccaacgttagaagagaaggaaaagaaagaaattttattttctttacaatttggtccttccaccaaaaattcaccatttccacctagaaatcaaaagaatttccattgcTACTAAGAGAGAGAAATGTTAAGGAggccatggggagttagaatatcaagttggattcaagaaatagaagctggaggagagagaaaatcaagttaaagattagtatcaatagaacaaggtaagtatatcaagattctaatatgtttttaagtttgttattattgataaaacatggaaataatgttatagtagagttttcttacataaggtcttatgtccttgatatgttagtgaagagaaaataagagaaagtgatgagaaatgatgtagaaaaagaaaataaggatgttataacatggtaattaatatcttgtactaaaacagtattggacagcagcagtagactaactttgaaaaatcaccataaattgtataaatcgaattagaatatgaacaaaatataaaattaaatctcatTGAGtgtagtttctcatagaagaaacggtgtaagcaatagatttttaaatcatgagatatagtaaattttgtgagacaacatcagaatgatttcgggttcccctattctaactttgaaaaatcataaaaaattggataatcataattatgggcttaaatttatatttttagaatcttgaatgagtctattttcaatataaataaacgggaacatcattcgaactctgtacgagaagataattaatttttagtgaagaagggtcacaactgtcagacagcagaataggggtaactttaaagaataaactgtacttattgactgaaccaaaaattctgaaaattttatggtaagaatatatatgagtctagtttcagggaaaattatcggatattaatttagagttctatatctccagatataaataatttagtgactatgacatagatggacagcttgaatattcataaaagtaaataataaaaattatggataatgttacttacaagtgtgttatctacattaaggatgtggaatggagaggaggaggaggaaaaataagtatgaatattcatctagcatggctaatttgcatattttaggctcagggactaaattgaataaaaataaaattttatgggcaattttgtaaaaatgtcagaaatgaccaaattgcatgaaatggattattttattatttaaattacaaaattgaatgaaattattaatttagttcaagatcgggggaaaacatgttttagggattaaattgaaaagtgttgaaattatggaaaattctgatattttatagaattcatggactgttatcaatatatatatgagaataatagctggaaataaggattaaattgcaagaattttattttcctgaccctaaggacgaaatcatcattaattaaaagttaggggcaaaatgataattttacctagagcattaattaaatgcattagaatatgaaatgaatgaaaatggtgatcaaatttatttataaagatccggacgactcaaatataagacttgatcgtggaaaagaaaagatatcggactaatgaaattataaacacaaacaagcaatgaggtaagttcgtgtaacttgaattatattcttaaatgcttgagattgtatgttattaatgtgaatatgatttgtgtgttcattgtatgaaaatttatgaaacattgatatatttgataaaatgggaagaaatcccggttgaatgaaaggaaaattcgatggatttctgaaaaggaattgacggtaaaaaggatctagcccggacgggtgatcctatcctgatatagccctcccgaagaatatgtgtaaaatggatttagcccggacgggtaatccgaattagggtctgaatttagcctggactggtaattcagatccaagctcattagagtaattgtcgttgcaggggatttagcctggactggtaatcccgacaatactctatgagtttatattacaggggatttagcctggactggtaatcccactgtaaggatgaggttcacgggagtgtgctctctgatatgaaatgtgtaagaccatggttgaaagataccatggcaacctgatatgaaatgtgtaagaccatggttgaaagataccatggcagcctgatatgaaacgtgtaagaccatggttgaaagataccatggcaacatgacgggaaataaataagaccatggttgaaagataccatggcagcgtgacatgaaatgaataagaccatggttgaaagataccatggcaacatgacagaaaatgagtaagaccatagttgaaagacactatggcatcatgtcaaagataaataagaccgtggatgggagacgctatgacatctgttgaacaattgatattcaggtaatatgtatcagatgacgaatggttatatgaaataattataaagatagataaacaaaataagtataagtacatggaatataatttatgttaagtttgatataaactattaccggaataaatatatataaaatatatggaaatgatagagcatgaaatattgatataatgaaatgaatgatatatgcttatgaaaaaaacggtaagagcatgatatgtttcatgacatgtacatatatgattatcttttatatgttgatacaaggaaattatgtaagttgagattattattaaactcaagtgcgatatgtcgagaaaatagatatatcaatgttgaatttatatgagatatgtgcaagtatactaacaatgctgttgtttgatgcttatacaagtgtcaaaactgttgattgaatggtaatatatttatttatatgatgcattgaatcggtaagtatttaaattttttttagtgatctgtaaatggtagtaatgctctgaaaccctgttatggcagcggatacgggttaggggtgttacatttagtggtatcagaactacggtttagtcggttctcagaccaaacgtagtatatgtgaagtcta
It includes:
- the LOC107924321 gene encoding uncharacterized protein isoform X1 produces the protein MICPRGIEMDSATVHEEIDSLFESTPPLKDSAKIIDKLNQVIQFDSPSGEGKGRRVEELLKRCPNLKKIIIFRVISKAKPHKECQVYSSGSSQSVQFANSWKRIVTDWFAMAVLNLSRIFYYLDTLLANLYLYLMLRFGGKMPK
- the LOC107924321 gene encoding uncharacterized protein isoform X2, whose amino-acid sequence is MDSATVHEEIDSLFESTPPLKDSAKIIDKLNQVIQFDSPSGEGKGRRVEELLKRCPNLKKIIIFRVISKAKPHKECQVYSSGSSQSVQFANSWKRIVTDWFAMAVLNLSRIFYYLDTLLANLYLYLMLRFGGKMPK
- the LOC107924321 gene encoding uncharacterized protein isoform X3, which encodes MICPRGIEMDSATVHEEIDSLFESTPPLKDSAKIIDKLNQVIQFDSPSGEGKGRRVEELLKRCPNLKKIIIFRVISKAKPHKECQVYSSGSSQSVQFANSWKRIDLFHH